A genome region from Rhizobium sp. NXC14 includes the following:
- a CDS encoding DsbA family protein, translated as MTEAIDYFFGIGSPWSFIGLDAFSELAGRYGVSIRPHVISVIEDNGGIYSRNRPEARRAYWTKDLKRWAALRGKTLNFENRGALSDPTPAGFMVIAAIEDGLDWLKLTRALQAAFWTNGDDIGRSEVRQAIAEQAGFDAARLEERAQSEAIHSVWHSNIEGAKSAGIFGLPTFRYDDELYWGQDSLPFLERHLNGEKIAV; from the coding sequence ATGACAGAAGCAATTGACTATTTCTTCGGCATCGGTTCGCCCTGGTCCTTCATCGGTCTCGATGCCTTTTCGGAACTTGCCGGAAGGTACGGGGTGTCGATCCGACCACACGTCATCTCGGTGATAGAGGACAACGGCGGCATCTATTCCCGCAACAGGCCCGAGGCGCGCCGCGCCTACTGGACAAAAGACCTGAAGCGCTGGGCGGCTTTGCGCGGCAAGACGCTCAATTTCGAAAATCGCGGTGCCCTTTCCGATCCGACTCCCGCAGGCTTCATGGTCATTGCCGCCATCGAGGATGGCCTCGACTGGCTCAAGCTGACGCGCGCTCTCCAGGCCGCCTTCTGGACGAATGGTGATGATATTGGCCGAAGTGAAGTCCGCCAGGCGATAGCCGAGCAGGCAGGCTTCGATGCAGCAAGGCTCGAAGAACGAGCCCAGTCGGAGGCGATCCATTCGGTCTGGCATTCAAACATCGAAGGCGCCAAGAGCGCTGGTATCTTTGGGCTTCCCACGTTTCGCTATGACGACGAGCTCTACTGGGGACAGGACAGCCTGCCGTTCCTGGAGCGCCATCTGAACGGTGAGAAGATCGCCGTCTGA
- a CDS encoding TetR/AcrR family transcriptional regulator, whose product MKASISDHILASAGALFYREGIRAVGIDRIIDETKIAKATLYRHFPSKDHLVAAYLQDRHERVIRSLESVLDEAPNPRDQLNLIFERLHEKADSPEFRGCAFALAVAEHGDSERVVNVARAHKTTVSQIFAALMTKAGVETSRAAAHLSLLYEGALATVAVGRDPQAVLTARDCALFVFDAALSQIKDAEQA is encoded by the coding sequence ATGAAAGCTTCTATTTCCGATCACATTCTTGCGTCGGCCGGTGCGCTCTTCTATCGGGAGGGGATCCGCGCTGTCGGCATCGATCGCATCATCGACGAAACCAAAATCGCCAAGGCGACGCTTTACCGGCATTTCCCGTCCAAGGATCATCTCGTCGCGGCCTATCTTCAGGATCGCCATGAGCGGGTTATCCGCTCTCTTGAATCCGTTCTCGACGAGGCACCTAATCCGCGCGATCAGCTCAACCTGATCTTCGAACGTCTGCATGAGAAAGCGGATAGTCCTGAATTTCGAGGATGCGCATTCGCTCTTGCGGTCGCCGAGCACGGTGATTCAGAACGCGTTGTCAATGTCGCGCGCGCTCACAAGACAACGGTGAGCCAGATTTTCGCCGCGCTCATGACGAAAGCGGGCGTCGAGACGAGTCGTGCGGCCGCTCATCTTTCCCTTCTCTACGAAGGAGCACTGGCGACGGTTGCCGTCGGCCGCGACCCGCAGGCTGTGCTGACCGCCAGGGACTGCGCCCTTTTCGTCTTCGACGCCGCACTTTCCCAAATCAAGGATGCTGAACAGGCATAG